One window of the Zea mays cultivar B73 chromosome 3, Zm-B73-REFERENCE-NAM-5.0, whole genome shotgun sequence genome contains the following:
- the LOC100272796 gene encoding uncharacterized protein LOC100272796, with protein sequence MGKLLCDPSAAAVAEALPPSPAPAPPPPLLAWSSPAPASSPEASISPTGWDAVWALEDQQRRRLHRIWERGVAWKPSSPGAGEAALPPVVFRLDHGGEVDADGNCLFTAARTAAAAKADARELRHRAVRRFAEVYAAAGEDDKNAVDAAVRHLYAPDLKAGWGVHVVQEIKVLVPKAQRHALDSAIQELVDLGIQREIAAETIYKERCITVDNGDSWTKYMSISGSSEDEHDIITLQYTEEGLLTIDENRDGRAAAFGDDIAIECLATEFKREVYVVQAHGADAMVDEDNCVFFLPHRPRGEVCEPPIFLFMKGTAWCGAGADHYEPLIATVLQHVTPDKAAVIL encoded by the exons ATGGGCAAGCTTCTCTGCGACccctccgccgccgccgtcgccgaggCCCTGCCGCCGTCCCCAGCCCCCGCTCCGCCTCCGCCGCTCCTCGCTTGGTCCTCCCCGGCCCCGGCCTCCTCCCCCGAGGCCTCCATCTCGCCCACAGGCTGGGACGCGGTCTGGGCGCTCGAGGACCAGCAGCGCCGCCGCCTCCACCGGATCTGGGAGCGGGGCGTCGCGTGGAAACCCTCCTCGCCGGGCGCCGGCGAGGCCGCGCTGCCTCCCGTGGTCTTCCGCCTCGACCACGGCGGGGAGGTCGACGCCGATGGCAACTGCCTCTTCACCGCCGCGCGGACGGCAGCCGCTGCCAAGGCCGACGCGCGCGAGCTGAGGCACCGCGCAGTGCGCCGATTCGCCGAGGTCTACGCCGCCGCTGGGGAGGACGACAAGAACGCCGTCGACGCCGCCGTGAGGCACCTCTACGCGCCGGATCTCAAGGCCGGGTGGGGTGTCCATGTCGTGCAGGAGATCAAGGTGCTCGTGCCCAAGGCCCAGCGCCACGCGCTCGACTCCGCCATCCAGGAGCTCGTCGATCTCGGTATCCAAAG GGAAATAGCAGCTGAAACTATCTACAAGGAAAGATGCATCACTGTAGACAATGGGGATAGTTGGACCAAGTACATGTCCATTTCTGGTTCTTCAGAGGACGAGCATGACATTATCACCCTGCAGTACACAGAGGAGGGGTTACTGACAATAGATGAGAACCGAGATGGCCGTGCAGCTGCATTTGGCGATGATATTGCCATTGAATGCCTAGCTACTGAATTCAAGAGAGAAGTTTACGTG GTGCAAGCCCATGGAGCGGATGCAATGGTTGACGAGGATAACTGTGTGTTCTTCCTCCCACACCGTCCTCGAGGAGAAGTTTGCGAGCCACCGATTTTTCTTTTCATGAAAGGAACAG CATGGTGTGGTGCTGGTGCTGACCATTACGAGCCTTTGATCGCCACTGTCCTCCAGCATGTTACTCCAGACAAGGCAGCTGTCATCCTTTGA